One Desulfovibrio sp. TomC DNA segment encodes these proteins:
- a CDS encoding molybdopterin-dependent oxidoreductase has protein sequence MDRRCFIKTSALLGGTLAVSGWLRPDSLADASASTSPYTGNMPENMIFSACQQCNTQCGIKVKIKDGQVAKIDGNPFSPWTMTPQLPYATAMAEAASFDASLCPKGYAGIQTLYDPYRIVKVLKRAGKRGENRWKSIPFEQAVAEVVAGGDLFGEGHVDGLNAIIACRDPKIAEALQKDTADVLAKKLTLEDFKTKQAANLKYLIDPDHPDLGLKNNQFCLNWGRLKGGRSELIRRFTDFSCGSYNYHGHTTVCQGSLYFSGKAMSDQFVEGKFTDGSKFYWQGDTGNAEFLLFVGASPFEANYGPPLRAGKITRLQHEGVKVAVVDPRCSKAASRAWKWLPNKPDGVGALAQAMIRWIIENKRFDERYLKNANKAAAKADNEPTWSQACWLVKLDANGKPGPYLRGSDLGGTPEKRPKKDGKGDWDFDPFVCLDDAGNPVLFDPNDDKSVAEGQLLWSGEPSGVPAKTVLQIYWEEASAKPLAEWCKLAGLSEVDVVEVAREFTSHGKRAVADLHRGVSQHTNGFYNVVAWYTVNTLIGNHDWMGGLSKATNFNYDGAAPGKPYDCTAHPAKLKGWGVSIIRHQTAYDKSTLFSGYPAKRVWYPFCSDIYQEVIPSAGDGYPYPLKCLMLYMGTPVYSLPAGHEIAKILADPKKIPLFITSDITVGETSIFADYVFPDVTYLERWEFVGSHPSMTPKVGAIRQPAAAPLTDSCTVYGQQMPICLESMLLGLAEKMGLAGFGENAFGPGRHLKRMDDLYLPMCANMAYGDKADGSEKIPAADKTEMDIFLAARKHLPATVFDAKRWEALVGPELWPSVVAMLNRGGRFQAYDKAYKDGQLVNKYGKMVGLYFENMVKAKDSMTGKAYLPYGGYLPSPLDCTDKPLDDAAAGYDLTMITYKAVTQTKSRTSGDYWLQAPYPENFVELAAADAARLGFKAGDAVKIVSASNTEGVWDLGPFGKKFMIGKVRILEGLRPGVTAFSLGHGHWAYGAGQWQIDGQAITPDPRRATGVHGNAAMRVDPVLKNTCLVDKVGGSAVFYQTQVKLVKV, from the coding sequence TATCAAGACTTCAGCCTTGCTTGGCGGCACCTTGGCCGTCTCGGGCTGGCTGCGCCCGGACTCTTTGGCCGACGCCTCGGCCTCCACTTCTCCATACACCGGCAACATGCCAGAAAATATGATTTTCTCAGCCTGCCAGCAGTGCAACACCCAGTGCGGCATCAAGGTGAAGATTAAAGATGGTCAGGTGGCCAAGATTGACGGAAACCCATTTAGCCCCTGGACCATGACGCCGCAGCTGCCCTACGCCACGGCCATGGCCGAGGCGGCCAGCTTCGACGCCTCCCTGTGCCCCAAGGGCTATGCCGGCATCCAGACGCTCTACGACCCTTACCGCATCGTTAAGGTGCTCAAGCGGGCCGGCAAACGCGGTGAGAACAGGTGGAAGAGCATCCCCTTTGAACAGGCCGTGGCCGAAGTCGTGGCCGGCGGCGACCTGTTTGGCGAAGGGCATGTCGATGGATTAAACGCCATCATCGCCTGCCGCGATCCCAAGATTGCCGAGGCCTTGCAAAAGGACACGGCCGATGTCCTGGCCAAGAAGCTCACTTTGGAAGATTTTAAGACCAAACAGGCCGCCAATCTCAAATACTTGATCGACCCGGACCACCCGGACCTGGGACTTAAAAACAACCAGTTCTGCCTCAACTGGGGCCGGCTCAAGGGCGGGCGCAGCGAACTGATCCGGCGCTTTACCGATTTCTCCTGCGGCTCTTACAATTACCACGGCCACACCACGGTCTGCCAGGGTTCGCTCTATTTCTCGGGCAAGGCCATGTCGGATCAGTTCGTGGAAGGAAAATTCACCGACGGGTCCAAGTTCTACTGGCAGGGCGACACCGGCAATGCCGAATTCCTGCTGTTTGTGGGAGCCAGCCCCTTCGAGGCCAACTACGGACCGCCGCTTCGGGCCGGCAAGATCACGCGGCTCCAGCACGAGGGCGTCAAAGTCGCCGTAGTGGACCCGCGCTGCTCCAAGGCTGCCTCCCGGGCCTGGAAATGGCTGCCCAACAAACCCGACGGCGTCGGTGCGTTGGCCCAGGCGATGATCCGCTGGATCATTGAGAACAAGCGCTTTGACGAACGCTACCTCAAAAACGCCAACAAGGCTGCGGCCAAGGCCGACAACGAGCCGACCTGGAGCCAGGCTTGCTGGCTGGTGAAGCTCGACGCCAACGGCAAACCCGGCCCGTATCTGCGCGGCTCAGACCTGGGTGGGACGCCGGAAAAGCGCCCGAAAAAGGACGGCAAGGGCGATTGGGACTTCGATCCCTTTGTCTGCCTGGACGATGCCGGCAACCCGGTTCTGTTTGATCCCAATGACGACAAGAGCGTGGCCGAGGGACAGCTCTTGTGGAGCGGCGAGCCCAGCGGTGTCCCGGCCAAGACAGTCCTGCAGATCTACTGGGAGGAAGCGAGCGCCAAACCCCTGGCCGAGTGGTGCAAGCTGGCCGGCCTGTCCGAAGTCGACGTCGTGGAAGTGGCCAGGGAGTTTACCTCCCACGGCAAGCGGGCCGTGGCCGACCTGCACCGGGGCGTGTCCCAGCACACCAACGGCTTTTACAACGTGGTAGCCTGGTATACGGTCAACACGCTGATCGGCAACCACGACTGGATGGGCGGCCTGTCCAAGGCCACCAACTTCAACTACGACGGTGCCGCGCCGGGCAAACCCTACGACTGTACGGCACATCCGGCCAAGCTCAAGGGCTGGGGAGTGTCAATCATCCGCCATCAGACGGCCTACGACAAATCCACGCTCTTTTCCGGCTATCCGGCCAAGCGCGTCTGGTATCCGTTTTGCTCCGACATCTACCAGGAGGTCATCCCCTCGGCCGGGGACGGCTATCCCTATCCGCTCAAGTGCCTCATGCTCTACATGGGCACCCCGGTCTATTCCCTGCCGGCCGGGCACGAGATCGCCAAAATCCTGGCCGATCCGAAAAAGATTCCGCTGTTCATCACCTCCGATATTACGGTTGGCGAGACGAGCATCTTCGCGGACTACGTCTTTCCCGACGTGACCTATCTGGAGCGCTGGGAATTCGTAGGATCGCACCCGTCCATGACGCCCAAGGTGGGGGCCATCCGTCAGCCGGCGGCCGCGCCCCTGACTGACTCCTGCACGGTCTATGGCCAGCAGATGCCCATCTGCCTGGAGTCCATGCTGCTGGGGCTGGCCGAAAAGATGGGACTGGCTGGCTTTGGCGAAAATGCCTTCGGTCCGGGCCGACACCTCAAGCGTATGGACGACCTGTACCTGCCCATGTGCGCCAACATGGCTTACGGCGACAAGGCCGACGGCTCGGAGAAAATCCCGGCTGCCGACAAGACCGAGATGGACATCTTCCTGGCCGCGCGCAAGCATTTGCCGGCCACGGTGTTCGACGCCAAGCGCTGGGAAGCGCTGGTGGGGCCGGAGTTGTGGCCGTCGGTAGTGGCCATGCTCAACCGGGGCGGGCGGTTCCAGGCTTATGACAAGGCCTACAAGGATGGGCAGCTCGTTAATAAGTACGGCAAAATGGTGGGTCTGTACTTCGAGAACATGGTCAAGGCCAAGGACTCCATGACCGGCAAGGCCTACCTCCCCTACGGCGGCTATCTGCCCTCGCCCCTGGACTGCACGGACAAGCCCCTCGACGACGCGGCCGCCGGCTATGACCTGACCATGATCACCTACAAGGCCGTGACCCAGACCAAAAGCCGCACCTCGGGCGACTACTGGCTCCAGGCCCCGTATCCGGAAAACTTCGTGGAGCTGGCGGCAGCCGACGCGGCCCGCCTGGGCTTCAAGGCCGGCGATGCGGTCAAGATCGTTTCGGCCTCCAACACCGAAGGGGTGTGGGATCTGGGACCGTTCGGCAAAAAGTTCATG